A stretch of Vigna angularis cultivar LongXiaoDou No.4 chromosome 4, ASM1680809v1, whole genome shotgun sequence DNA encodes these proteins:
- the LOC108330103 gene encoding protein Asterix isoform X2, giving the protein MSSHTNDPRQPSAARPYVAPQIAPQDLPIDYAGFIAVIFGVGGVMFRYKLSSWLALIFCAQSVANMRNVENDLKQVMMAMISIAKG; this is encoded by the exons ATGTCATCGCACACTAACGATCCCCGTCAGCCATCGGCGGCGAGACCCTACGTGGCACCGCAGATTGCACCGCAGGACCTGCCGATCGATTACGCCGGATTCATCGCCGTCATATTTGGCGTCGGCGGCGTTATGTTTAGG TACAAACTGAGCTCCTGGCTGGCACTCATATTCTGCGCGCAATCCGTAGCGAACATGCGGAATGTCGAGAACGATCTCAAACAAGTTATGATGGCTATGAT AAGCATAGCAAAAGGTTGA